In Chondrinema litorale, the DNA window GCATTCTAACTAAAAATTCTTCTCAATAAAAAATCACCTATTTTAGGGGAAGTGGTATTATAAAAGATTTCATCCTTCCATCAATAAAAAATACTTTTAGTGTAATTCATAACAACATATACACAATAAAGACTTATTTTTGTTATATCTTTTTGTAGCCTTTCGATCAGAAAATTTACCACCTTATAGGTGATGCATAATTTATTGCGCCCTTTCTAACTTGCATTGCCTCAATTTACTACACAGCAACCAGCACAATTAACCTATTAGTGCAAATTATTTTTTTAACCCTAATCCATACCTATGAACAGATTTTTTACTACGATTCTGATCGGGTTATTATTTTCTGGTAATTACTTACTGGCGCAAACCCGAACGGTAACTGGTACTATTAAAGACCTTACCAACAATCCGATGGTGGGTGTAAATGTGATTATTAAAGGTACTACCAAAGGTACCACCACCAACATCGATGGAAAGTATTCGCTCGAAGTACCAGCAGAAGCTACCTTATTATATAGCTTTATTGGCTATAAAAATCAGGAAATTGCAGTGGGCAACCAATCTGTAATGAATGTAACATTGGAAGAAGACATTCAGCAGATGAATGAGGTTGTAGTTACAGCACTTGGTTTTAAAGAAGACAGAGATAAACTAGGAGCCACGAGTGCGCAGGTTTCGTCAGAAGATTTGGTGCGATCTGGCGAATCTGGTTTAATTAATGGCTTAGCAGGTCGGGCAGCCGGAGTGAGAATTTCTCGCTCAAATGGTGACCCGGGAGCTGGCTCACTTATTCAAATTAGAGGTACAAATACCATTTCGGGAGATACCCAACCGCTCATTATTCTAGATGGTATTCCGGTGAGTAACTCCAACCTGTATGGCGAAGGCAGTAGCAGAGATGGTGGTGTGTCTCAACAATCTCGCTTAAACGACATTAACCCCAACGACATCGAATCTGTGCAGATTCTAAAAGGAGCATCGGCAGCGGCATTGTGGGGTTCAAGAGCTGCAAATGGAGTAATTGTAATTACTACAAAATCTGGTAAGCTCAACTCTAAGATTAATGTGTCTTATGGAGCCACTTATTCTATTGATGAAATTAATGTAAGACACCCATTACAAGATAAGTTCGGCCAAGGTTCTGGAGGAGTTTATAGTCCAACTAGTTCTACTTCTTGGGGAGATAAAATTGCAGATCGCTCAGGAGCAGCCGATGAGCTTGATACTAGTGGAGAATATTTTGAAGCAGATAATGGAAACAGGTATTATCCCATCATCACTAAAAACTCTCAAGAAACTTATTTAGATGATAACTTTAATGATGTTTTTAAAAATGGGAATTTCTTGGAGCAAAACCTGAGTTTGAGTGGAGGTAGTGAAAAGGCTACTTTCTTCTTTAGCATCGGAGATTTAAATCAAGAAGGTATTATTAAAAACAGTGATTACCGAAGAACAACTCTTAGGTTAAATAACACTTACACCTTTAATGAGTATGTGAGTATGAAAACCAAAGCAGGTTATACGCGCTCAGTTTCAAACAGAATTCAGCAAAGCTCTAACACGGCGGGTTTGTATCTTGGTTTGCTTCGTGGAGCACCAGACTTCGACATTACTGATTATATCGGGACTTATTACGATGATGCCGGCAATCTGTACAGAAACAGACATAGAAGTTACCGCCGCTATTTGGGCAACAATCTCAACCCGATTTACAACAACCCACTTTGGACAACAAACCAACAAACAAGTGATACCAAGGTAGACAGGTTTATAGTAAACTCAGAAATTACGGTTTCTCCTGTAGATTTTGTAGATGTGGTTTTGAGAGGAGGCGTAGATTCTTATACAGATAACAGGGTGTATTTTTTCCCGAAAGGGACAGCCGGTGCAGACAGGGTAAATGGTAGTTTGAGGGATGAGACTTACACCGAAACCGAATACAATTTTGATGCGATTGCCCGAACATTTTTTGATATAAATGATAACATATCAACCAACTTTACAGTCGGCTGGAACATAAATGATAGAAAGAGAAAGCGTGTGTACATAGAAAATCAGTCTTTCCTTTTTGATTCTTATTTGCCTAATTTCGAAATCGCACCATCCATCACAGATATTGAAAACGACAGAAGGTTTATCAGATCGAACAGACTGTATTCAGTCTTAGGTTTCGATTTGTACAATCAGGTATTTGTGAATTTATCGGGTGCTTACGAAGTGGCTTCGACCATTGATGGTGGTTTCTTTTATCCATCGGCAGATGTAGCTTGGCAGTTTACAGAGTTGCCATCGCTAAGCAATCTTAACTTTCTTTCTTTTGGTAAACTGAGAGCTTCTTGGGGAAGAGTGGGTGTGCAACCAGACCCGCATAAGTTTGAAACTACTTATGAGAGTTTTTCTTACTATGCCTATAGCGATGGTTTGGATATTCAATTATTTGATGGCGGTTTTAGGTTGAATGATGATGAAGGTAATCCACAATTAAAACCAGAAGTAAAAACCGAATGGGAAATAGGTACTGATTTAAGATTTGTAGATAACAGAATTATTCTTGGTTTTACCTATTACCAAAACAAGATCGAAGATTTGTTGATTGATGTTGGCAAGGCACCCACCACTGGTTTTAATAATCAATATGCCAATGCTGCTA includes these proteins:
- a CDS encoding SusC/RagA family TonB-linked outer membrane protein, translated to MNRFFTTILIGLLFSGNYLLAQTRTVTGTIKDLTNNPMVGVNVIIKGTTKGTTTNIDGKYSLEVPAEATLLYSFIGYKNQEIAVGNQSVMNVTLEEDIQQMNEVVVTALGFKEDRDKLGATSAQVSSEDLVRSGESGLINGLAGRAAGVRISRSNGDPGAGSLIQIRGTNTISGDTQPLIILDGIPVSNSNLYGEGSSRDGGVSQQSRLNDINPNDIESVQILKGASAAALWGSRAANGVIVITTKSGKLNSKINVSYGATYSIDEINVRHPLQDKFGQGSGGVYSPTSSTSWGDKIADRSGAADELDTSGEYFEADNGNRYYPIITKNSQETYLDDNFNDVFKNGNFLEQNLSLSGGSEKATFFFSIGDLNQEGIIKNSDYRRTTLRLNNTYTFNEYVSMKTKAGYTRSVSNRIQQSSNTAGLYLGLLRGAPDFDITDYIGTYYDDAGNLYRNRHRSYRRYLGNNLNPIYNNPLWTTNQQTSDTKVDRFIVNSEITVSPVDFVDVVLRGGVDSYTDNRVYFFPKGTAGADRVNGSLRDETYTETEYNFDAIARTFFDINDNISTNFTVGWNINDRKRKRVYIENQSFLFDSYLPNFEIAPSITDIENDRRFIRSNRLYSVLGFDLYNQVFVNLSGAYEVASTIDGGFFYPSADVAWQFTELPSLSNLNFLSFGKLRASWGRVGVQPDPHKFETTYESFSYYAYSDGLDIQLFDGGFRLNDDEGNPQLKPEVKTEWEIGTDLRFVDNRIILGFTYYQNKIEDLLIDVGKAPTTGFNNQYANAATMENKGIELDAEYNFLRKADLSMSIYGNFNNNRNEVLDLQGTESIDYTPGGSISSRAVVGYPSGVLYSSRAIRNEDGTYDLDDNGFPQLAPDQGVVGDPNPDWRGGLGFKASYKGLSLNVLFEHFHGGDFAERTRFILQNFGTHADVGNEVTLTQELRNVNGEVFGAGSTVRGNIADFGAGPVLLDQAWYTSRGAGFGSSVINEFALNKGTWTKLREISLSYTLNSPGFREKTKLSSVVFTLTGRNLKLWTNLVGVDPETNQFGVGNGYGIDYFTNPGTRSYLFAVKVNY